From Tepidimicrobium xylanilyticum, the proteins below share one genomic window:
- a CDS encoding ABC transporter ATP-binding protein, translated as MAYKVEGITKYYGNLKVLDNISIDFESNKTTCILGPSGCGKTTLLNIIAGIIPMDSGQIIGFKDERISYVFQEDRLIKWKNVKENLEFVLRGNMDRKQMENIIDKYLKLVNLEEYKYYYPKKLSGGMRQKVSILRAFAYPSNVLIMDEPFKSLDIKSKSVVMQFFKQLRDIENKTCILVTHDIEEALELGDKIVMLTQKPTKVKKVVNKNIKDARKLIESYFDIMPLK; from the coding sequence ATGGCATATAAGGTGGAAGGGATAACTAAATATTATGGGAATTTAAAAGTATTAGATAATATAAGCATAGACTTTGAATCAAATAAGACTACATGCATATTGGGGCCTTCTGGATGTGGAAAGACCACATTATTAAATATAATAGCAGGTATAATCCCAATGGATTCAGGCCAAATAATTGGATTTAAGGATGAAAGAATATCCTATGTTTTTCAGGAGGATAGGCTTATTAAATGGAAAAATGTAAAGGAAAATCTGGAATTTGTGTTAAGGGGAAATATGGATAGAAAGCAAATGGAAAATATAATAGATAAATACTTAAAATTGGTCAATCTAGAAGAATATAAATACTATTATCCAAAAAAATTGAGTGGTGGAATGAGACAGAAGGTAAGCATACTAAGAGCTTTTGCCTACCCTTCCAATGTACTAATAATGGATGAACCTTTTAAATCACTTGATATAAAGAGTAAATCCGTTGTAATGCAGTTTTTTAAACAGTTAAGAGATATAGAGAATAAGACTTGTATTTTAGTAACACATGATATAGAGGAAGCTTTGGAATTGGGAGATAAAATAGTAATGCTAACCCAAAAGCCTACTAAAGTAAAGAAAGTAGTAAATAAAAATATAAAAGATGCTAGGAAATTAATTGAATCTTATTTTGATATAATGCCTTTAAAGTAG
- a CDS encoding ABC transporter permease encodes MKIYSLKGRKFSLISKGIIIIFWTLLSRIVDNEVIFPTVKSTIASLINIIKGRYFFSIIKYSLFRSLVGFIISLVLAIFIGVLASVFKMVHHLMVPVTNFLSSVPTMAIIILALIWLDNEVVPLFVGFIMIFPILYETVLKSIKNVDKDIIEMARFYKVDRIYIIKYIYIPSILYSLSNVFSSTLGLNLKMVIAGEALSQPNYGIGNSLQLEKTYLNTSAVFAWIIIILLISKLLEFILNRLDNLFHINDWKG; translated from the coding sequence ATGAAGATTTATTCTTTGAAAGGTAGGAAATTCTCCCTTATTTCTAAAGGCATTATAATAATCTTTTGGACATTACTGTCTAGAATTGTGGATAATGAAGTTATATTTCCTACCGTTAAAAGCACTATAGCAAGTTTAATAAATATAATTAAAGGGCGCTACTTTTTTAGTATAATAAAATATTCTTTGTTTAGAAGTTTGGTTGGCTTCATTATTTCGCTTGTCTTAGCCATATTTATTGGAGTTTTGGCAAGTGTATTTAAGATGGTTCACCATTTAATGGTTCCTGTGACCAATTTTTTAAGTTCTGTACCAACTATGGCCATAATCATATTGGCCCTCATATGGTTGGATAATGAGGTAGTTCCTCTGTTCGTAGGATTTATTATGATATTTCCCATATTGTATGAAACCGTATTAAAGAGCATTAAGAATGTGGATAAGGATATAATTGAGATGGCACGGTTCTATAAAGTAGATAGGATCTATATCATAAAGTATATATATATTCCTAGCATACTTTACAGTTTAAGTAATGTGTTTTCATCCACTTTAGGCCTTAATTTAAAAATGGTAATTGCAGGGGAAGCCTTATCACAACCTAATTATGGAATAGGCAATAGTCTCCAATTGGAGAAAACCTATCTAAATACTTCAGCAGTTTTTGCTTGGATTATAATAATATTATTGATCTCCAAATTATTAGAATTCATATTAAATAGACTAGATAATTTATTCCATATCAACGATTGGAAGGGATAA
- a CDS encoding ABC transporter substrate-binding protein, giving the protein MKKKCLIILLMLVFLIAFMSGCKSQEVQMQETATKSEETQKSQEPITIEFCFRDGIPALTVAKLMKDNPVIDENINIDFEIQKSPDLLVTKILKEEADIAIVPSNLAAQAYNKGLSYKLMGTATWGSMYLVSTEDVEGFEDLIGKEVCAFGKGLTPDLVLRFVLSQNGIQPDEDVKITYLNAASEVGPAFLSGKFNLALLSEPLATNILMKKEDAKIVLDLNEEWSHIAGTKSGFPQASLIMKSDLIENNKEFVDEFIKLYEESIKWAKENPEELGDISEELELGVGKEPIIKGIERMNIGSFSIEDSREEYNVYFEAIMDFSPDFIGGKIPDEDLFFER; this is encoded by the coding sequence ATGAAGAAAAAATGTTTAATAATATTATTAATGTTAGTCTTTCTAATTGCTTTTATGTCCGGGTGTAAATCGCAAGAAGTTCAAATGCAAGAAACTGCTACTAAGTCGGAAGAAACTCAAAAGTCTCAAGAGCCTATTACTATAGAGTTCTGTTTTAGAGATGGCATTCCAGCTTTAACTGTTGCTAAACTAATGAAGGACAATCCTGTTATAGATGAGAACATCAATATCGATTTTGAAATACAGAAAAGTCCAGATTTACTAGTTACAAAGATATTAAAAGAGGAAGCAGATATTGCTATAGTACCTTCCAACCTAGCTGCTCAAGCTTATAATAAAGGACTTTCCTATAAATTGATGGGCACTGCTACTTGGGGAAGTATGTATTTAGTCAGCACTGAAGATGTGGAAGGATTTGAAGACTTAATAGGAAAGGAAGTATGTGCTTTTGGAAAAGGGCTTACCCCTGATTTGGTACTCAGATTTGTGCTTTCTCAAAATGGGATTCAACCAGATGAGGACGTAAAAATCACTTATTTAAATGCTGCTTCAGAAGTAGGACCTGCCTTCTTAAGTGGAAAATTTAATTTGGCCCTTCTTTCTGAACCCCTGGCAACCAATATATTGATGAAGAAAGAGGATGCCAAGATAGTATTAGATTTAAATGAGGAATGGAGCCATATAGCTGGAACAAAGAGTGGATTTCCTCAGGCTAGCTTAATAATGAAGTCAGATCTAATTGAAAACAATAAGGAATTTGTTGATGAGTTTATCAAACTATACGAAGAGAGCATTAAATGGGCTAAGGAGAATCCAGAGGAATTAGGAGATATTTCCGAGGAATTAGAGTTAGGAGTTGGAAAGGAACCAATTATAAAGGGTATAGAAAGGATGAATATAGGCTCTTTTTCAATTGAAGACAGCAGGGAGGAGTACAATGTTTACTTTGAAGCCATTATGGACTTTTCACCCGATTTCATAGGAGGAAAAATTCCTGATGAAGATTTATTCTTTGAAAGGTAG
- a CDS encoding phosphatase PAP2 family protein, with protein MERSLILLNAVLIAIFLIIGIMVRGSKEGIIFDQFIMEYIHDKVTPSGIKVMKKITYLGSAYFFILMGIMILLYMLKGKRKREIYLLFLSTIGSYGLNVILKNIFIRTRPLEFFLIEQGGYSFPSGHAMVSMTFYSTMTYLITRKINNRGLKTMIWLLNFIIIALIGLSRIYLGVHWPTDVLMGFIVGLIFTHGSIKTMRSNK; from the coding sequence ATGGAAAGAAGTTTAATATTGTTAAATGCTGTATTAATAGCTATATTTTTGATTATAGGGATAATGGTTAGGGGCTCTAAAGAGGGCATAATATTCGATCAGTTTATCATGGAATATATCCATGACAAAGTTACTCCTTCAGGCATAAAAGTTATGAAAAAAATAACCTATCTAGGGTCGGCATATTTCTTTATTCTCATGGGTATAATGATACTTTTATATATGCTGAAAGGAAAGAGAAAAAGGGAAATCTATTTGTTATTCCTATCAACTATTGGTTCTTATGGATTAAATGTGATTCTTAAAAACATATTCATAAGAACCAGACCTTTAGAATTTTTCTTAATAGAGCAGGGGGGCTATAGTTTTCCCAGTGGGCATGCCATGGTATCCATGACCTTTTATTCTACTATGACCTATTTAATTACTAGAAAAATTAATAATAGAGGCCTGAAAACTATGATATGGCTTCTAAATTTTATAATTATTGCTTTAATAGGCCTTAGTAGGATTTATTTAGGTGTCCATTGGCCAACGGATGTCTTAATGGGATTTATTGTTGGACTCATTTTTACCCATGGATCTATAAAAACTATGAGATCGAACAAATGA
- the lpdA gene encoding dihydrolipoyl dehydrogenase: protein MTKNIAVIGAGPGGYVAAIRGAQLGANIYLIEEREIGGTCLNRGCIPTKTYFRNAEIMRDLRRAEEFGITVENYRLDGKALQERKRQVVNQLVKGIEQLISSYKNIEFIPGKAQIKNEKTIIVNLKDGNTREITVDNIVIATGSKPTMTETKGVDLEGVITSDDLLEMEEIPETLIVIGGGVIGLEFASIYQELGSKVILLASRILKNVDMELTRRLPMFFKKQGMETYVDIRAKEIVKEGDKLKVIARYKNKDEEIEVIGDKVLIASGRGPVVEGLNLNDIGVEYDHNGIKVDENFETTVKGIYAIGDVNDLGIQLAHVASAQGVYVMEKIMGLTPDINLDIYPNCVFTLPEVAYVGSTEGELKEKGIDYKVSKFLFAANGKALSLGEGEGFIKVFASKRDNRVLGVTILGPHANDLIHEGALAIANGMDVDSITRTIHAHPTLSEAFMEAVHGLDDKAIHMAPPRKRR, encoded by the coding sequence TTGACTAAAAATATCGCAGTAATTGGTGCAGGTCCAGGAGGTTATGTAGCAGCAATAAGAGGAGCTCAGCTAGGCGCAAATATATATTTAATTGAGGAAAGAGAAATAGGGGGAACATGCCTCAACCGAGGCTGTATCCCCACTAAAACTTACTTTAGAAATGCAGAAATAATGCGCGATTTAAGAAGAGCAGAAGAGTTTGGGATTACCGTAGAAAACTATAGATTAGATGGAAAAGCGCTTCAGGAAAGAAAAAGACAGGTAGTAAATCAGCTAGTTAAAGGTATTGAACAGCTAATATCCTCTTATAAAAATATAGAATTCATTCCTGGAAAGGCACAAATTAAAAATGAGAAAACTATAATAGTAAATTTAAAGGATGGAAATACCCGTGAAATAACGGTGGACAATATAGTTATTGCAACTGGTTCCAAGCCAACTATGACGGAAACAAAAGGCGTAGACCTAGAAGGAGTTATTACCAGCGATGATCTTTTAGAAATGGAAGAGATACCCGAAACACTAATTGTCATAGGTGGCGGGGTAATAGGATTGGAGTTTGCAAGCATATATCAAGAGCTAGGCTCTAAGGTAATACTTCTTGCTTCTAGGATATTGAAGAATGTAGATATGGAACTAACTAGAAGATTACCTATGTTCTTCAAAAAACAGGGTATGGAAACCTATGTGGATATAAGAGCTAAGGAAATTGTAAAAGAAGGGGATAAATTAAAGGTTATTGCTCGATATAAGAATAAGGATGAAGAAATTGAAGTGATAGGAGATAAAGTTCTTATTGCTTCTGGTAGAGGCCCTGTGGTTGAAGGACTAAATTTAAACGATATAGGAGTTGAATATGACCACAATGGTATTAAAGTAGATGAAAACTTTGAAACTACAGTTAAAGGTATTTATGCCATAGGGGATGTTAATGATTTAGGTATTCAATTAGCCCATGTGGCTTCAGCTCAAGGCGTATATGTGATGGAAAAGATAATGGGATTAACTCCCGATATCAATTTAGATATATATCCTAACTGTGTATTTACGCTACCCGAGGTAGCCTATGTTGGTTCAACTGAAGGAGAATTAAAGGAAAAGGGAATCGACTACAAAGTAAGCAAATTCCTTTTTGCTGCCAATGGAAAAGCATTGTCTTTAGGTGAAGGCGAGGGATTTATAAAGGTATTTGCTTCCAAAAGGGATAATAGAGTCCTAGGAGTGACAATACTAGGCCCTCATGCTAATGATTTAATACATGAAGGAGCCTTAGCCATAGCCAATGGTATGGATGTAGACAGCATTACAAGAACCATACACGCACATCCAACTTTAAGTGAAGCTTTTATGGAAGCAGTGCATGGTTTAGACGATAAAGCAATTCACATGGCTCCACCAAGAAAAAGGAGATAG
- the gcvPB gene encoding aminomethyl-transferring glycine dehydrogenase subunit GcvPB produces the protein MRRTMYDKLIFELSKPGRKAYKLPENDVDNMALEELIPGEFLNTKELNLPEVSEVDIIRHYTNLSNKNFGVDTGFYPLGSCTMKYNPKINEDMANLDGFKNIHPLQPEETVQGALKLMYELDKALCEISGMDKMTLQPAAGAHGELTGLMLIKAYHEHRGDTKRTKIIVPDSAHGTNPASAVMAGFDTIEIKSTEEGLVDIESLKAALSDEVAGLMLTNPNTLGLFEREICEIARLVHEAGGLVYYDGANANAILGQVRPGDMGFDVVHFNLHKTFSTPHGGGGPGSGPVGVKSILLDYLPTPTVEKDGDRYYLNYDVPHSVGRMKDFYGHFSILVRAYTYILTMGRDGLKRVSEMAVLNANYLAKKLKDHYNLPEDTIYKHEFVMAGLKGDLSEVTTLDVAKRLLDYGYHPPTVYFPLIVREALMVEPTETESKETLDEFADILIKIAEEAKENPEILKEAPHNTPVRRVNETQAARNPVLKYEG, from the coding sequence ATGAGAAGGACAATGTATGATAAATTGATATTCGAACTATCCAAACCGGGAAGAAAGGCCTATAAGTTGCCAGAAAATGATGTGGATAATATGGCTTTAGAAGAACTTATTCCTGGTGAATTCCTAAATACTAAGGAGTTAAACCTTCCAGAAGTAAGTGAAGTCGATATAATAAGACATTATACAAACCTATCGAATAAAAACTTCGGTGTAGATACGGGATTCTATCCGCTAGGATCTTGTACTATGAAATACAATCCGAAGATAAATGAGGATATGGCAAATTTAGACGGATTTAAAAACATCCATCCCCTTCAACCAGAGGAAACTGTACAAGGTGCTTTAAAATTGATGTATGAATTAGATAAAGCCCTTTGTGAAATATCGGGAATGGATAAGATGACATTACAACCAGCAGCAGGAGCCCATGGTGAGCTTACTGGTTTAATGTTAATAAAAGCATACCATGAGCATAGAGGCGATACTAAGAGAACTAAAATAATCGTTCCAGACTCTGCCCATGGTACAAACCCAGCGTCAGCCGTAATGGCTGGATTCGATACTATTGAAATAAAATCCACTGAAGAAGGCCTTGTGGACATAGAAAGCTTGAAGGCAGCTTTAAGTGATGAAGTTGCAGGTTTGATGCTTACCAATCCAAATACCCTTGGATTATTCGAAAGGGAGATTTGTGAGATAGCAAGATTAGTCCATGAAGCAGGTGGATTAGTATACTATGATGGGGCTAATGCCAATGCTATACTTGGTCAAGTAAGACCAGGAGACATGGGATTCGATGTAGTTCACTTTAATCTTCATAAGACCTTCTCAACTCCACATGGTGGAGGAGGACCAGGAAGTGGACCTGTTGGCGTTAAGAGCATATTGCTAGACTATCTGCCAACTCCTACTGTAGAAAAGGATGGAGATAGATACTATCTAAACTATGATGTACCGCATTCCGTTGGAAGAATGAAGGATTTCTATGGTCACTTTAGCATTTTGGTAAGAGCCTATACCTATATATTAACTATGGGTAGAGACGGATTGAAGAGAGTAAGTGAAATGGCAGTTCTTAATGCTAACTATTTGGCTAAGAAATTAAAAGACCATTATAATTTACCAGAAGATACAATTTATAAACACGAATTTGTAATGGCTGGATTAAAGGGAGACCTATCTGAAGTTACAACATTAGACGTGGCTAAGAGATTATTAGATTATGGATATCACCCACCAACAGTTTATTTCCCACTAATAGTTAGGGAAGCGCTTATGGTGGAACCAACTGAAACTGAAAGCAAGGAAACTCTAGATGAGTTTGCGGACATATTGATTAAAATAGCAGAAGAAGCTAAAGAAAATCCAGAAATATTAAAAGAAGCTCCACATAATACTCCGGTGAGAAGGGTGAATGAAACTCAAGCAGCTAGAAATCCTGTACTAAAATATGAAGGGTAG
- the gcvPA gene encoding aminomethyl-transferring glycine dehydrogenase subunit GcvPA, with amino-acid sequence MYPYIPNTKDDEKRMLEYIGVDSVDHLFSDIPQNVRLNRELNLPPSKSELEVRRNIIGLSNENISTTQLTCFLGAGAYDHYIPSIVGHIISRSEFYTSYTPYQAEISQGTLQNIFEYQTLIANLTGMDVANASLYDGGTAVAEAAYMAVNITRRNQIIISKTVNPQTREVLRTYAHVQNIEVIEIDDDMGVTNVDLLKNSLSDKTAAVVVQSPNYFGIIEDLEAIGEVVHSQKKALFITSVDPISLGILKAPGELGADIVVGEGQPLGIPLQFGGPYLGFIAVNKAHMRKLPGRIVGQTVDEEGNRAFVLTLQAREQHIRREKATSNICSNQGLNTLAAAVYLVTLGKEGLREVATLATQKAHYAMKQITKSGKYKPLFDRPFFKEFAVTSDVPADDIRKGLLKENILGGYSLEKDYPQYKNGVLFAVTEKRTKEEIDKLSAVLEGIK; translated from the coding sequence ATGTATCCTTACATCCCAAATACCAAGGACGATGAGAAGAGGATGTTGGAGTACATTGGGGTAGATTCAGTGGATCATTTGTTCAGCGACATACCACAAAATGTTAGACTAAACAGAGAATTAAATTTACCACCATCTAAGTCAGAATTGGAAGTACGCAGAAATATAATAGGCTTATCCAATGAAAACATTTCAACTACACAATTAACATGTTTCCTAGGAGCTGGAGCTTACGACCATTACATCCCTTCAATAGTTGGACATATAATATCGAGAAGTGAGTTTTATACATCCTATACTCCATATCAAGCTGAAATAAGCCAAGGTACTTTACAAAATATATTTGAATACCAAACTCTTATAGCAAATTTAACGGGAATGGATGTAGCTAATGCATCTTTATATGATGGAGGAACTGCAGTTGCTGAAGCAGCTTATATGGCAGTTAATATAACTAGGAGAAATCAAATAATTATTTCAAAAACTGTCAATCCTCAAACTAGAGAAGTTTTAAGAACCTATGCTCATGTTCAAAATATAGAGGTCATTGAGATTGACGATGATATGGGAGTAACCAATGTAGACTTATTAAAAAATTCTTTATCAGATAAAACAGCAGCAGTTGTAGTTCAAAGCCCTAACTACTTTGGAATAATAGAGGATTTAGAGGCTATTGGAGAAGTGGTTCATAGTCAAAAGAAAGCTCTATTTATTACCAGCGTAGATCCAATATCTTTAGGGATATTGAAAGCTCCAGGTGAATTAGGAGCAGATATAGTAGTAGGAGAAGGGCAACCATTGGGTATTCCTTTACAATTTGGCGGTCCCTATCTTGGATTTATAGCAGTAAATAAAGCTCATATGAGAAAACTACCTGGAAGAATAGTAGGTCAAACCGTAGATGAAGAGGGGAATAGAGCTTTTGTACTTACATTACAAGCAAGAGAACAACATATAAGAAGGGAAAAGGCTACTTCTAATATTTGTTCCAATCAAGGTTTAAATACATTAGCTGCTGCAGTATATCTAGTCACCTTAGGTAAGGAAGGCTTAAGAGAAGTGGCTACTTTGGCAACTCAAAAGGCTCATTATGCCATGAAACAGATAACCAAGTCTGGGAAGTATAAACCTCTATTTGATAGACCTTTCTTTAAAGAATTTGCAGTGACAAGCGATGTACCTGCTGATGATATTAGAAAGGGACTTTTAAAGGAAAACATATTAGGTGGTTACTCATTAGAAAAGGACTATCCCCAATACAAAAATGGAGTACTCTTTGCAGTTACGGAGAAAAGGACAAAAGAGGAAATCGATAAATTAAGTGCGGTATTGGAGGGGATAAAATGA
- the gcvH gene encoding glycine cleavage system protein GcvH has translation MRILEGLYYTKDHEWLKVEGEEAYIGLSDFAQDQLGDIVYVELPEVDDEFAKEEAFAAVESVKAAADVYMPVDGRIADVNEELLDDPALINQDPYEAWIVKIELADKSQIDELMTSEEYEKFVDEEV, from the coding sequence ATGAGAATTTTAGAAGGCTTATATTATACTAAGGATCATGAGTGGTTAAAAGTTGAGGGAGAAGAAGCATATATAGGGTTATCAGATTTTGCCCAAGACCAATTAGGGGATATTGTTTATGTAGAGCTACCTGAAGTTGACGATGAATTTGCTAAGGAAGAGGCTTTTGCTGCTGTAGAATCAGTAAAGGCTGCAGCTGATGTTTATATGCCTGTAGATGGTAGAATAGCAGATGTAAATGAAGAATTACTAGATGATCCAGCATTAATAAATCAAGATCCATATGAAGCATGGATTGTAAAAATCGAACTAGCCGATAAATCACAAATTGATGAATTGATGACAAGTGAAGAGTACGAAAAGTTCGTAGATGAGGAGGTATAA
- the gcvT gene encoding glycine cleavage system aminomethyltransferase GcvT, protein MVAKKTPLYDEHVKLGGKIVEYAGWFLPVQFEGLIPEHEAVRNAVGIFDVSHMGQIFVKGKDALAYLQYLCTNDISKAEKNQTIYALFCYPDGGVVDDFLVYKFDEEEYLLVVNAANTEKDFKWMIDNKKDFNIIIENKSDQYGEIAIQGPNSEKVLQKLTDTDLSNIKPFYFEPKVDIMGIECIVSRTGYTGEDGFEVYAPVDEIAKIWNALLEKGQEEGIKPCGLGCRDTLRFEAAMPLYGNEISKDINPLEGGLKFFVKLDKEEDFIGKEALNKQWEEGLKRKVVGFELLGRGIPREGYEIYKDGKKIGHVTTGYMSPTLKKSIGNALVDINETEIGNEFEIMIRNKPVKAKVISRKFLKNK, encoded by the coding sequence ATGGTAGCAAAGAAAACTCCCCTTTACGATGAACATGTAAAGCTTGGGGGAAAAATTGTTGAGTACGCAGGATGGTTCCTTCCAGTACAATTCGAAGGATTAATTCCAGAACATGAAGCTGTAAGAAATGCAGTAGGAATATTTGATGTATCTCATATGGGACAAATCTTTGTTAAAGGAAAAGATGCACTAGCTTATTTACAGTACTTATGCACAAACGATATTTCAAAAGCAGAAAAAAATCAAACCATCTATGCTTTATTCTGCTATCCTGATGGGGGAGTAGTAGATGACTTTTTAGTTTATAAGTTTGATGAAGAAGAATATCTTTTAGTAGTTAACGCTGCTAATACTGAAAAAGATTTCAAGTGGATGATTGACAATAAAAAAGATTTTAATATCATTATTGAAAACAAATCAGATCAATATGGAGAAATTGCTATACAAGGCCCCAACTCTGAAAAGGTTTTACAAAAGCTTACCGATACTGACTTATCCAATATTAAACCTTTCTATTTTGAACCTAAAGTCGATATAATGGGCATAGAATGTATAGTTTCAAGAACTGGTTACACAGGAGAAGATGGATTTGAAGTATATGCACCAGTTGATGAAATCGCAAAGATTTGGAATGCTTTATTGGAGAAGGGTCAAGAAGAAGGAATTAAGCCATGTGGTTTAGGATGTAGGGATACCCTTAGATTTGAAGCTGCAATGCCCCTATACGGAAACGAAATATCTAAGGATATTAATCCATTAGAAGGCGGATTGAAGTTCTTCGTTAAATTGGATAAAGAAGAAGATTTCATTGGGAAAGAAGCATTGAATAAACAGTGGGAAGAAGGCTTAAAGAGAAAAGTTGTAGGTTTTGAGTTGTTGGGAAGGGGAATTCCAAGAGAGGGCTATGAAATATATAAAGATGGCAAAAAAATTGGTCATGTAACTACAGGATATATGTCACCAACTCTTAAGAAGAGCATAGGAAATGCTTTGGTAGATATCAATGAAACTGAAATTGGCAATGAATTCGAAATAATGATTAGAAATAAACCTGTTAAGGCTAAAGTAATTAGTAGAAAATTTTTAAAAAATAAATAA
- the cwlD gene encoding N-acetylmuramoyl-L-alanine amidase CwlD, whose translation MVFYIKKSHLKIILFLILLIPILIILRKNQTKAVYNNSMKNMIIGIDPGHGGVDPGAIGVSGIREDEINLKIGLKLKKYIEENGGKVIITRKTKDGLYTDKSKNIKEMKTEDLHRRKEIIEKGNCHLLVSIHLNAFKDPRYYGAQVFYKKGDETSAILANFIQDELRDTLDKDNRRVPQERDDIFLLNEMDIPSVLVECGFLSNHKEEKLLNTEEYQEKIAFAIYRGIMKYFNHGIGEYSF comes from the coding sequence TTGGTATTTTATATAAAGAAAAGTCATTTAAAGATTATACTATTTCTTATTTTATTAATACCGATATTAATAATCCTTCGGAAAAATCAGACGAAGGCTGTATACAATAATTCAATGAAGAACATGATAATAGGAATAGACCCAGGTCATGGAGGAGTAGATCCTGGAGCTATAGGTGTAAGTGGCATAAGAGAAGATGAAATAAATCTGAAAATTGGATTAAAATTAAAAAAATATATAGAGGAAAATGGAGGGAAGGTTATAATCACTAGAAAAACTAAAGATGGATTGTATACAGATAAATCCAAAAATATTAAAGAGATGAAAACTGAAGATTTACATAGGAGGAAAGAAATAATAGAAAAAGGAAATTGTCACTTATTAGTATCCATCCACTTAAATGCTTTTAAAGATCCCAGATACTATGGAGCTCAGGTTTTTTATAAAAAAGGCGATGAAACTAGTGCAATACTTGCAAATTTTATCCAAGATGAATTGAGAGACACGTTGGATAAAGATAACAGGAGAGTACCACAAGAAAGAGACGATATATTTTTGTTAAATGAGATGGATATACCTTCCGTCCTAGTCGAATGCGGATTTCTATCAAACCATAAGGAGGAGAAGTTACTTAATACAGAAGAATATCAAGAAAAAATAGCTTTCGCCATTTATAGAGGAATAATGAAGTATTTTAATCACGGGATAGGAGAATATAGCTTTTAA
- a CDS encoding ATP-binding cassette domain-containing protein, producing MYYNNNITLGMLLVLFSFTLTFNTIISDELNKKSEYVDIISDHRAYKDICFNKTERQYLKNSVIYGSYKIYFDDIWFKYPNNDDYIIRGFTCTFSLNKSYVILGPNGSGKSTLIKLMLGLYKPINRCVYLYE from the coding sequence ATGTATTACAATAATAATATTACTTTAGGAATGCTTTTAGTCTTATTTAGTTTTACTCTTACTTTTAATACTATTATTAGTGATGAACTAAATAAGAAATCAGAATATGTAGATATTATTTCTGACCATAGGGCTTATAAAGATATATGCTTCAATAAAACTGAAAGACAGTATCTGAAAAATTCAGTTATATATGGAAGCTATAAAATATATTTTGATGATATCTGGTTCAAATATCCAAATAATGATGACTATATCATCAGGGGCTTTACATGTACATTTAGTTTAAACAAGAGCTATGTTATTTTGGGTCCAAATGGATCTGGCAAATCAACATTGATTAAGCTTATGTTAGGACTATATAAACCTATCAATAGATGCGTGTACTTGTACGAGTAA
- the rpsI gene encoding 30S ribosomal protein S9, translating to MANVQYIGTGRRKTSVARVRLLPGTGNIIINKRDINEYFDYDTLKVLVKEPLVITDTLDKYDVFVNVKGGGFTGQAGAIRHGIARALVNSNEELKPILKKAGFLTRDPRMKERKKYGLKKARRAPQFSKR from the coding sequence GTGGCTAATGTACAATATATAGGAACAGGAAGAAGAAAGACCTCAGTAGCTAGAGTTAGATTATTACCAGGTACAGGTAATATTATAATAAATAAAAGAGACATTAATGAATACTTTGATTATGATACACTAAAAGTTCTTGTTAAAGAGCCTTTAGTTATAACTGATACATTAGACAAATATGATGTATTTGTAAATGTTAAAGGCGGCGGATTTACTGGGCAAGCTGGAGCTATCAGACATGGTATCGCAAGAGCTTTAGTAAATTCTAATGAAGAGTTAAAGCCTATATTGAAGAAAGCTGGCTTCTTAACAAGAGATCCAAGGATGAAAGAGAGAAAGAAATACGGTCTAAAGAAAGCAAGAAGAGCACCTCAATTCTCAAAGAGATAA